From the genome of Sphingobacterium kitahiroshimense, one region includes:
- a CDS encoding NAD-dependent epimerase/dehydratase family protein: protein MKITITGATGFVGQNLTKYLKNSHCLTPVSLRNQNWTDNFNIDIDVIIHLAGKAHDTANASNDSVYFKVNRDLTIQLFDVFLKSNIKDFFYFSSVKAVADTVDGVLFEDIDAKPLTPYGKSKFEAEEYLLKQTLPEGKRLFIIRPCMIHGPGNKGNLNLLYKVVEKGIPWPLAAFHNERSFLSIDNLSYLIETMIAKKDLSSGVYNFADDDALSTNDVVQLISMTLGQKPRLWSISSSFIKTVVKIGDILPLPLNSERLKKLTESYVVSNSKIKKALGIEKLPTSAKEGLIKTIRSFQ, encoded by the coding sequence ATGAAGATAACTATTACAGGAGCAACGGGATTTGTAGGGCAAAATCTTACTAAATATTTAAAAAATAGTCATTGCTTAACACCAGTTTCACTACGTAATCAAAATTGGACAGATAATTTTAATATTGATATTGACGTTATCATTCATCTTGCAGGAAAAGCGCATGATACTGCAAATGCATCAAATGATTCTGTATATTTTAAAGTAAATCGTGATTTAACTATTCAGTTATTTGATGTTTTTTTAAAATCTAATATTAAAGACTTTTTCTATTTCTCTTCTGTAAAAGCAGTCGCTGATACGGTTGATGGTGTTTTATTTGAAGATATTGATGCTAAGCCATTGACTCCATACGGCAAGTCTAAATTTGAAGCCGAGGAGTATTTGCTCAAGCAAACTCTTCCTGAAGGAAAGCGTCTTTTTATTATTAGACCTTGTATGATACATGGACCTGGTAATAAAGGAAATCTCAATCTTCTTTATAAAGTCGTAGAAAAGGGTATCCCTTGGCCTTTAGCAGCATTTCATAATGAACGTTCCTTCTTGAGTATTGATAATTTGAGTTATTTGATTGAAACCATGATTGCAAAAAAGGATCTATCGTCTGGTGTATATAACTTTGCAGATGATGATGCACTGTCGACCAATGATGTGGTTCAATTAATCTCGATGACACTTGGACAGAAACCAAGATTGTGGTCTATATCGTCTTCATTTATTAAAACGGTAGTTAAAATCGGAGATATACTTCCATTGCCTTTAAACTCAGAACGTTTGAAGAAATTAACCGAATCGTACGTAGTCTCTAATTCGAAAATTAAAAAAGCTTTGGGAATTGAGAAATTACCTACCTCGGCCAAGGAGGGATTAATTAAAACAATTCGATCTTTTCAATAA
- a CDS encoding glycosyltransferase — protein MKALFVHDHIFYKKSNDFYSPGGLPVVAWDRYLASVDQLFVVSRGNVDDHKEGLVKSSRPNVEFDLLYKVKGGLDYYRFRKEIEAKLRFYIQKVDFVIIRLPSTIGYFAYLLCKELKVPFVSEVVGCAWDSTWNYGTFLIKLQAPIRYFQMRKVVKESFAVTYVTEFFLQNRYPTQSNIVISASNVQIPEILEETKLSHINFLKRSEDERIIKIGIIGNLNVKYKGFDVAMRALHELKVKMPELKFEFYLVGGGVQDYILSLIEKFNLNEECKIVGRLKAGSEIFQFLDGLDLYIHPSKQEGLPRSVIEAMSRACPVLASSVAGIPELIADKYLHHPGDYRKLLQDLIYVLTDLEVRVSMSNSNFKKSKDYVQSRLESIRKDFFQRIVDQVKLIKESEISNR, from the coding sequence ATGAAAGCATTATTTGTACATGATCATATTTTCTATAAAAAGAGTAATGACTTTTATAGTCCCGGTGGATTGCCAGTAGTGGCATGGGATCGTTATCTTGCCAGTGTCGATCAATTATTTGTTGTTTCAAGGGGGAATGTAGATGATCACAAAGAAGGTCTTGTAAAGTCTTCTAGACCTAATGTTGAGTTTGATTTGCTTTATAAAGTAAAAGGTGGATTAGATTATTATAGATTTCGGAAAGAAATTGAAGCTAAACTTCGATTTTATATTCAAAAAGTCGATTTTGTAATTATTAGATTACCATCAACAATAGGTTATTTTGCGTATCTTTTATGCAAGGAGTTAAAAGTCCCATTTGTAAGTGAGGTAGTTGGCTGTGCTTGGGATAGTACATGGAACTACGGAACGTTTTTAATTAAATTACAAGCCCCCATCAGATACTTTCAAATGAGGAAAGTTGTTAAGGAGAGTTTTGCTGTTACGTACGTAACTGAATTTTTTCTTCAAAATAGATATCCTACTCAATCTAATATAGTAATATCGGCTTCCAATGTGCAAATTCCGGAAATATTAGAAGAAACTAAATTAAGCCATATTAATTTTTTGAAAAGAAGTGAGGATGAACGCATAATAAAAATTGGCATTATAGGGAATTTAAATGTAAAGTATAAGGGCTTTGATGTTGCTATGCGTGCGCTTCATGAATTGAAAGTAAAAATGCCTGAATTGAAATTTGAATTTTATTTAGTTGGCGGAGGAGTTCAGGATTATATCCTTTCGTTAATTGAGAAATTTAATTTGAATGAGGAATGTAAGATTGTCGGTCGATTAAAAGCTGGCTCCGAAATTTTTCAATTTCTCGATGGTTTAGACCTTTATATTCATCCTTCAAAACAAGAAGGGTTACCTAGATCGGTAATTGAAGCAATGAGTAGAGCCTGTCCTGTTTTGGCATCTAGTGTAGCAGGAATTCCAGAATTAATTGCGGATAAATATTTACATCATCCAGGTGACTATCGTAAATTATTGCAAGACTTAATTTACGTCCTTACAGATTTAGAAGTCAGAGTTTCTATGTCCAATAGTAATTTTAAGAAATCTAAAGATTATGTTCAGTCTAGATTAGAAAGTATAAGGAAAGATTTCTTTCAACGAATAGTTGATCAGGTCAAATTAATTAAAGAATCTGAAATTAGTAATAGATGA
- a CDS encoding aldose 1-epimerase family protein, translating to MHKIENSFLKIEVSEMGAELKSLIDKRVDFECIWQGDNRFWAKSSPILFPIIGQLKENCYHYDKQSYYLNRHGFARDLLFGLVEKSDNSLTFELKSNDATKKIYPFDFTLAVTYELYENECMVTYCVINDSNIDLLFSVGGHPAFNLPEYSQCLNENYIEFPLDHSLNRFYLNGGLLSIESDQIELDAKRLFLDNKMFDQDAWVLKEVQSKEIYLKERSSGNGILFSFEGFPYLGLWSAPEALFICLEPWAGLPDDEKHNQDFHEKEGIIKLSSLSKWSAKWSVRTINQNFLNSTI from the coding sequence ATGCATAAAATCGAAAATAGTTTTTTAAAGATAGAAGTATCTGAAATGGGAGCAGAGCTAAAATCTCTCATTGATAAGAGGGTTGATTTCGAATGTATTTGGCAAGGTGATAATAGATTTTGGGCAAAATCGAGTCCAATATTGTTTCCCATTATTGGACAATTAAAAGAGAATTGTTATCATTATGATAAACAATCTTATTATCTTAATCGTCATGGTTTTGCTAGAGATCTTCTATTTGGCCTAGTAGAAAAGTCAGATAATAGTTTAACTTTTGAATTAAAATCTAATGACGCGACAAAGAAAATCTATCCTTTTGACTTTACACTAGCAGTCACTTATGAATTGTACGAAAATGAATGTATGGTAACTTATTGTGTTATCAATGATAGCAATATAGATCTGTTATTCTCGGTAGGTGGGCATCCTGCTTTTAATTTGCCTGAATATTCTCAATGCTTAAATGAAAATTATATTGAATTTCCATTGGATCATTCCTTAAATCGTTTTTATTTGAATGGTGGTTTATTATCAATAGAATCTGATCAAATTGAATTAGACGCTAAGAGGTTATTTTTGGACAATAAAATGTTCGATCAAGATGCTTGGGTACTAAAAGAAGTACAGTCAAAAGAAATCTATTTAAAAGAAAGATCTTCAGGAAATGGTATACTTTTTTCTTTTGAGGGATTTCCTTATTTAGGTCTATGGTCTGCTCCAGAAGCACTCTTTATATGTCTAGAGCCGTGGGCTGGTCTTCCAGATGATGAAAAACATAATCAAGATTTTCATGAAAAGGAAGGAATTATAAAATTGTCTTCATTGTCCAAGTGGTCTGCGAAATGGAGTGTACGAACAATAAATCAAAATTTCTTAAATTCGACAATATAA
- a CDS encoding right-handed parallel beta-helix repeat-containing protein, with translation MLKFSLILLIIFGASLKNNALENRRENGPDLQKYIGKQKKSIDTIDIRTFGVLGNGGDETKKIQEALNKSVGKTLYIPKQKGSFYLSGQLIVPSNLEIICHKEVVFKAKNNLKQDIENFEVLFRFENSKNVVFNGNGAKFFMERKFYKSEFNHLFMINGASNITLKNILAENSGGDGIYVGAYKTRSNYSQNINIINCKSKYNRRQGLSITSVSSFKAENSEFSYSRGSAPCSGVDIEPNSSNSVLKNIHFKNCLAQGNERRGFLVTLSRLNNKSQSVDITFENCRALNNYNGFTSMYFSPTSSGEVRFIKCIAENSANSGFTELSSSGLGAKKIYDSCISKNSSKNSINSNEVNNSGFSIYNVRNRKEKYLGNSQFINCEVISETKGVKCGFFVESGGKVINVDVKNLQFKGGIIKKTNLLIKDNLKSTRSLSVARNDF, from the coding sequence ATGTTAAAATTCAGTTTGATATTATTGATAATTTTTGGTGCTTCACTGAAAAATAATGCATTAGAAAATAGAAGAGAGAATGGTCCTGATTTACAAAAATATATCGGTAAACAAAAGAAATCTATTGATACAATTGACATTCGTACATTTGGTGTTTTAGGAAACGGTGGGGACGAAACAAAAAAGATACAAGAGGCATTAAATAAGTCTGTGGGGAAAACATTGTATATCCCAAAACAAAAGGGTAGCTTTTACCTTAGTGGCCAATTGATAGTACCAAGCAATTTAGAAATTATATGTCACAAAGAAGTTGTTTTTAAAGCTAAAAATAATTTGAAGCAAGATATAGAGAATTTTGAAGTATTATTTCGGTTTGAAAATTCAAAAAATGTAGTTTTTAATGGAAATGGGGCTAAATTCTTTATGGAAAGAAAATTTTATAAAAGTGAATTTAATCATTTGTTTATGATAAATGGTGCATCAAATATAACTCTAAAAAATATTTTAGCTGAAAATTCTGGAGGTGATGGTATCTATGTAGGTGCGTACAAAACTAGAAGCAATTATTCACAAAATATTAATATCATAAATTGTAAATCAAAGTATAACAGACGACAAGGGCTTAGTATTACAAGTGTATCGAGTTTTAAAGCAGAAAACTCTGAATTTTCATATAGTAGGGGAAGTGCTCCGTGCTCAGGCGTTGATATAGAGCCTAATAGTAGTAATTCTGTTTTAAAAAATATTCATTTTAAAAACTGTTTGGCTCAAGGAAATGAGCGAAGAGGATTTTTAGTTACTTTAAGTCGTCTAAACAATAAAAGCCAAAGTGTTGATATTACTTTTGAAAATTGTAGAGCCCTTAATAACTATAATGGTTTCACCTCTATGTATTTTTCACCCACTTCTTCTGGAGAAGTTCGCTTTATTAAATGTATTGCTGAAAATTCTGCTAATTCTGGTTTTACAGAGCTCTCAAGCTCTGGTTTAGGTGCAAAAAAAATATATGATAGTTGCATCTCAAAAAATAGTTCAAAAAATAGTATTAATTCTAATGAAGTTAATAACTCTGGGTTTTCTATTTACAATGTTAGAAATCGTAAAGAAAAATATCTAGGAAATTCGCAATTTATAAATTGTGAAGTTATTAGTGAAACAAAGGGAGTTAAGTGCGGTTTTTTTGTTGAGTCAGGAGGTAAAGTAATTAATGTTGATGTGAAGAATTTGCAGTTTAAAGGTGGTATAATAAAAAAAACCAACTTATTAATTAAAGACAATTTGAAATCAACAAGGAGTTTATCCGTTGCTCGAAATGATTTTTAA
- a CDS encoding glycosyltransferase, translated as MKCFIVDFKSVSFSKFKAHGGGDFALRIIDYFLMNNVSFFILNNTTEYYQEYSIKNLKEQVKISETYSDFQYFNPLYHGGDNNDFIYSCKFLYVHGVRMLEMPYDKYSYKYYTFPNNFVNFIKNAFLNKYYKSKATDLLNSTEKLVGNVKLLTPSEHSKYIFLSQKNFNREISVLPPFLNKPIHPEELRLDFNEPFILFLNADRWVKNSYRFLRAYDELIKQGKIKNIKLVMVGKPIFHEDFSDEVVYFDYLNRGNLEWLMKNALFLAYPSLNEGFGYPPVDCLKYNTPVLCTAISATNIVYNGSVVFVNPFNIDEIKSRILYMIDNLDHLKSQSLESKYFQIEQEINNKWMKLIS; from the coding sequence AATGTTTCATAGTTGATTTTAAGTCGGTTTCATTTTCGAAATTTAAGGCTCATGGTGGAGGTGATTTTGCATTGAGGATTATTGACTATTTCTTGATGAATAATGTTTCTTTTTTTATTCTAAATAATACAACAGAATATTATCAAGAATATTCAATAAAGAATCTTAAAGAGCAAGTAAAAATTAGTGAAACTTACTCTGATTTTCAGTATTTCAACCCTTTGTATCACGGAGGGGATAATAATGATTTCATCTATTCATGTAAATTTCTTTATGTCCATGGAGTGAGGATGTTGGAAATGCCATATGATAAGTATTCATATAAATATTATACATTCCCTAATAATTTTGTTAATTTTATTAAAAATGCTTTTTTAAATAAATATTATAAATCGAAGGCGACAGATTTATTAAATAGTACTGAGAAACTAGTCGGGAATGTTAAATTATTAACGCCAAGTGAGCATTCTAAATATATCTTTCTCAGTCAAAAGAATTTTAATAGAGAAATTTCCGTACTTCCTCCATTTCTTAATAAACCTATACATCCTGAAGAATTGAGATTAGATTTTAATGAGCCTTTTATTCTTTTTTTAAATGCTGATAGATGGGTGAAGAATTCTTATCGATTTTTAAGAGCTTATGATGAATTAATTAAACAAGGTAAAATTAAGAATATTAAGTTAGTAATGGTAGGAAAACCTATTTTCCATGAAGACTTTTCAGATGAAGTAGTTTATTTTGATTATTTGAATAGGGGTAATTTAGAATGGTTAATGAAAAATGCGCTTTTTCTTGCGTACCCTTCTCTAAATGAGGGGTTTGGGTATCCGCCTGTTGATTGTCTGAAATATAATACCCCTGTGCTTTGTACGGCTATATCAGCGACAAATATAGTCTACAACGGGAGTGTTGTTTTTGTTAATCCATTTAATATAGATGAGATAAAGTCCCGTATTCTTTATATGATCGATAATTTAGATCATTTGAAATCACAAAGCTTAGAAAGTAAATATTTTCAAATTGAACAAGAAATCAATAATAAATGGATGAAATTAATATCATAA
- a CDS encoding glycosyltransferase family 4 protein, translating into MKIALVENFGSDFFGARLRYAQFLKDNGHHVVAVVPDDGYADKIVGAGIETISIKVNIRSRDVKTMFAYGSKLGEIFKKEKFDIIHFYRMQPNIIGSPIAYFASRKSKIINHITGLGVAFTKSSFKYNVIRFIIKSAYNLNSRIFNAQLILQNNEDKIELGNLQEFLVVKGSAVNEDRFRLGLPKNIELIDELKNTYGMTEGITLIFVSRLLKQKGLSYLVEAVRVHNLNHINNKVNLLIAGWLDFNNPDSFTKEDIEKFSDVDGVIFLGKRNDIDQLINISDIAVLPTYYREGTPRFLLEAMAIGKPILTTDMPGCNHLVKDNENGILVQPMDQSALTAAIEILSKRDLNNLGSVSRKIYENEFSENVVYNKLLETYLKK; encoded by the coding sequence ATGAAAATCGCTTTAGTAGAAAATTTTGGATCAGATTTTTTTGGTGCAAGATTAAGATATGCTCAATTTCTTAAAGATAACGGGCATCATGTAGTTGCAGTTGTTCCTGATGACGGTTATGCTGATAAAATAGTAGGAGCTGGTATTGAAACGATAAGTATTAAAGTTAACATTCGAAGCAGAGATGTGAAGACAATGTTTGCTTATGGCAGTAAATTAGGAGAAATATTTAAAAAAGAAAAATTTGATATTATCCATTTTTATCGTATGCAACCGAATATAATAGGAAGCCCGATAGCTTATTTTGCTTCAAGAAAAAGTAAGATTATAAATCATATTACTGGACTAGGTGTTGCTTTCACAAAATCATCCTTTAAGTACAATGTTATTAGATTTATAATAAAAAGTGCTTATAATTTAAACAGTCGAATTTTTAATGCACAATTAATTTTGCAGAATAATGAGGATAAGATAGAACTTGGAAATCTTCAAGAATTTTTGGTTGTTAAAGGGAGTGCTGTAAATGAAGATAGGTTTAGACTTGGATTACCTAAAAATATTGAGCTTATAGATGAATTGAAGAATACCTATGGTATGACGGAGGGCATAACTTTAATATTTGTTTCTCGTTTATTAAAGCAAAAAGGACTTTCTTATTTAGTCGAAGCTGTAAGGGTTCACAATTTGAATCATATAAATAATAAAGTTAATTTACTAATAGCAGGGTGGTTAGATTTTAATAATCCTGATTCCTTCACTAAAGAAGATATTGAGAAATTTAGTGATGTAGATGGCGTTATATTTTTAGGAAAGAGAAATGATATTGATCAATTGATCAATATATCTGATATAGCTGTCCTGCCTACATATTATAGGGAGGGTACGCCGCGCTTTCTTCTTGAAGCAATGGCCATAGGAAAACCGATATTAACAACAGATATGCCAGGTTGTAATCATCTTGTTAAAGATAATGAAAACGGTATTTTAGTTCAACCTATGGACCAAAGTGCATTAACAGCTGCGATAGAAATATTATCTAAAAGAGATCTGAATAATTTAGGTTCAGTAAGTCGAAAAATATATGAAAACGAGTTTTCTGAAAACGTAGTGTATAATAAATTGTTGGAGACCTATTTAAAGAAGTAG
- a CDS encoding acyltransferase, protein MKGRDKFKALKPIFTILILFFKILPKVICEIFWSIIMPFNGLLAKGIRYSILKANAKEVGDNLSVGANTIIKNWQNFSCGNNVSIHENCVVDCDGEVKIGNNVSIAHASSLVAANHTWSDYSVPIKYNPLTVIGIIIYDDVWIGCGVRILDGVRIHSRSIIAAGAVVNRIVESNSLVGGVPAKLIKKI, encoded by the coding sequence ATGAAAGGAAGAGACAAATTTAAAGCGCTGAAACCCATTTTTACGATATTAATTTTATTCTTTAAAATTTTACCAAAAGTTATTTGTGAAATTTTTTGGTCTATAATTATGCCTTTCAATGGCCTTTTAGCGAAGGGAATAAGATATTCTATACTGAAAGCAAATGCTAAGGAAGTTGGAGATAATCTATCGGTTGGTGCTAATACTATTATTAAAAATTGGCAGAATTTTTCTTGTGGAAATAATGTTAGTATTCACGAAAACTGTGTTGTAGATTGTGATGGTGAAGTGAAGATAGGAAATAATGTTTCCATCGCTCATGCTTCGTCACTTGTAGCAGCAAATCATACATGGAGTGATTATAGTGTTCCTATAAAATATAATCCACTTACGGTAATCGGTATTATTATTTACGATGACGTATGGATTGGTTGTGGAGTTAGGATTCTAGATGGTGTTAGAATACATAGTCGCTCGATTATTGCTGCAGGCGCTGTAGTAAATAGAATTGTGGAAAGTAATTCACTTGTTGGCGGAGTACCTGCCAAGTTAATTAAAAAAATATAG
- a CDS encoding polysaccharide biosynthesis protein, whose translation MESQEEYHWTNMLRKHGPRWLVLLIDFLLMWCSFIFTYIVIFKYRGPISFSSLLLESLIISLVYLLIFILFKPYQSIVRRTGLRDLKLMGNCIGTAFLISILFSYFWELFLGKAFVNNFGNKWEIHFSQTQLLFHALLTGCALISVRLLYKTVYHSFFWNNRQNMIPIILFGAGNMGHNAFNLLQLGSRNRYKVVAIIDDNVTRIGRYIQGIRVRSLSDLNMDLLERIGGAQELVIAIDNSSPERLAKISEVAEQLPLKLKVMPNSVKMMEGAVATRQIRTLKIGDLLGRNPIELNNPVIANALANKVVLITGGAGSIGSELVRQIARTDCKSLLILDQAESALYDLQQELKSLDNFDRFEFVVGNVRDHGFIKNIFERIHPHFVFHAAAYKHVPLMEANPYEAILTNVCGSYQVAKLADTYQVEKFVMVSTDKAVNPTNVMGATKRVAEIAISAINKHSKTNFIVTRFGNVLGSNGSVIPLFEKQIDQGGPITITHPDITRYFMTIPEACQLVQEAGVMGNGGEIFVFDMGVSVKIMDLAKKMISLKGLSYPDDIDIKIVGLRPGEKIYEELLANDENTMKTHHEKIMIAQVNNVDIDEKKKKIDELCFIVQSGDNSINHMKMVSLIKEIVPEFKSQNSVFEKLDFT comes from the coding sequence ATGGAAAGTCAAGAAGAATACCACTGGACAAATATGTTAAGAAAGCATGGCCCCCGTTGGTTAGTGTTGCTAATCGACTTTTTATTGATGTGGTGTAGTTTTATATTTACCTATATTGTTATATTCAAGTATCGTGGGCCGATATCATTCTCTAGTTTATTGTTAGAGTCTTTAATCATATCCCTGGTCTATCTTTTGATTTTTATTCTTTTTAAACCCTATCAAAGTATTGTTAGACGAACTGGTCTAAGAGATTTAAAACTAATGGGTAACTGTATCGGTACCGCTTTTTTGATTTCGATCTTATTTTCTTACTTCTGGGAGTTATTCCTCGGAAAAGCATTTGTAAATAATTTTGGTAATAAATGGGAAATTCATTTCTCGCAAACCCAATTGCTCTTTCATGCCCTGCTTACTGGATGCGCACTGATTTCCGTGCGGTTATTATATAAAACGGTATATCATTCCTTTTTTTGGAATAACCGGCAGAATATGATACCTATTATCCTCTTTGGTGCAGGTAACATGGGGCATAACGCTTTTAATTTACTACAACTGGGATCGCGCAATCGTTACAAAGTAGTGGCTATTATAGATGATAATGTAACCCGTATAGGTCGTTATATCCAAGGAATACGTGTCAGATCTTTGAGTGACTTAAATATGGATCTTTTGGAGCGGATCGGCGGAGCACAAGAATTGGTTATTGCTATCGATAACTCTTCTCCCGAGCGATTGGCAAAGATTTCTGAAGTGGCCGAACAGCTTCCTTTAAAACTAAAGGTGATGCCTAACTCTGTTAAAATGATGGAAGGGGCGGTAGCAACCCGGCAGATTCGTACCCTAAAAATAGGCGATCTATTGGGACGTAATCCCATTGAGCTCAACAATCCAGTTATTGCTAATGCTCTAGCTAATAAAGTAGTCTTGATTACAGGTGGGGCAGGTTCTATAGGTTCGGAACTGGTTAGACAAATTGCTAGAACAGACTGTAAGTCCTTGCTTATACTGGATCAAGCCGAATCGGCACTTTACGATCTACAGCAGGAGCTTAAGAGCTTGGATAATTTCGATCGTTTTGAATTTGTCGTTGGAAATGTGCGGGATCATGGATTTATAAAAAATATCTTTGAACGCATTCATCCTCATTTTGTTTTTCATGCAGCGGCTTATAAGCATGTACCTTTGATGGAAGCTAATCCTTATGAAGCGATTCTAACGAATGTGTGTGGTTCTTATCAAGTTGCGAAATTGGCAGATACTTACCAGGTTGAGAAATTTGTGATGGTTTCTACAGACAAGGCTGTCAACCCAACGAATGTGATGGGAGCTACTAAAAGGGTGGCTGAAATTGCTATATCAGCCATTAACAAGCATTCTAAGACTAATTTTATCGTGACTCGTTTTGGAAATGTACTGGGGTCGAATGGCTCAGTAATACCCTTATTTGAAAAGCAGATTGATCAAGGAGGTCCAATTACCATTACACATCCAGATATAACACGTTATTTTATGACCATACCAGAAGCTTGTCAACTTGTTCAAGAGGCTGGAGTGATGGGGAATGGTGGTGAGATATTTGTTTTTGATATGGGAGTATCGGTTAAGATTATGGATCTGGCAAAGAAGATGATTAGTCTCAAAGGTTTATCCTACCCCGATGACATCGATATTAAAATCGTAGGATTACGTCCTGGAGAAAAGATTTACGAAGAATTGCTGGCAAATGATGAAAATACAATGAAGACACATCATGAAAAGATTATGATTGCTCAAGTCAATAATGTCGATATTGATGAAAAGAAGAAGAAAATCGATGAGTTATGTTTTATCGTTCAATCGGGTGATAATTCCATTAATCATATGAAAATGGTTTCCTTGATTAAGGAAATTGTACCGGAGTTTAAATCTCAAAATTCGGTTTTTGAAAAGTTAGATTTTACATAG
- a CDS encoding polysaccharide biosynthesis/export family protein has protein sequence MRFSLKHSLALAMFALMLVIFSSCGSRKNMVYLQQDSTQINTLYNQHVPRIQKNDILTIVVTAADPKVTAPFNPVSTMTTSNMTQAVDMALRPTYTVDENGDITLPMLGKVKVTGLTRIEAIEKIRTELSQYIKDPGVNINYNNFRVSVLGEVSKPGSFTLPTERITVLEALSMAGDLTIRGVRENVLLIREVDGQKTMHRLDLTKQNTLNSPYYYLAQNDVIYVEPNKAQINNSKLGANTNIIISIAGLIITVISVLTR, from the coding sequence ATGCGATTTAGTTTAAAGCACAGTCTTGCATTAGCAATGTTTGCATTAATGTTAGTAATATTTAGTTCTTGCGGATCCCGTAAGAATATGGTGTATCTGCAACAGGATTCCACCCAGATCAATACCCTATATAATCAACATGTACCCCGTATCCAAAAGAATGATATCCTGACGATTGTGGTGACCGCAGCCGATCCTAAAGTAACGGCGCCATTTAATCCTGTTAGTACAATGACTACCAGTAATATGACACAGGCTGTTGATATGGCTTTACGTCCTACTTATACAGTAGATGAAAATGGCGATATTACCTTGCCAATGTTGGGAAAGGTAAAGGTAACAGGCTTAACGCGTATTGAGGCAATTGAAAAAATTAGGACCGAATTGAGCCAGTACATTAAGGATCCTGGAGTCAATATCAATTATAACAACTTTAGAGTATCTGTACTAGGGGAAGTTAGTAAACCAGGGTCATTTACTTTACCTACAGAGCGGATAACAGTTTTGGAAGCATTGAGTATGGCTGGAGATCTGACTATTAGAGGTGTACGAGAAAATGTATTATTAATACGTGAAGTGGATGGACAAAAAACGATGCATCGTTTAGATCTCACTAAGCAAAATACCTTAAACTCTCCTTATTATTACTTAGCACAGAATGATGTGATCTATGTAGAACCAAATAAGGCTCAGATCAATAACTCTAAATTAGGCGCAAATACAAATATTATTATTTCAATTGCAGGTCTTATTATTACCGTAATTTCAGTATTGACACGATAG